In Apostichopus japonicus isolate 1M-3 chromosome 3, ASM3797524v1, whole genome shotgun sequence, a single genomic region encodes these proteins:
- the LOC139965387 gene encoding uncharacterized protein yields MSRNPLKCINCSMFRPGRAWDEHDLCPKCRSCTRRDPCLVCIKFTPAQWQDIDLWLEGLRSKLQGRLDSIPSAIGAPEVPGITGDREEEGVVEREVEESGQERAEGEKEVEREERERERIPLTAPATSGSVTARGKGRSKGKAPAKKRPPKQRHSSAGLETPSQSGPQLNKPTERVGGSGPKERVTEGTRRRSRSRSREPDREPERRVPTEIPARESRERESSRRPRRERSGSHTKSPRRRERKRYSPISDESSDSSDDGYRRSKRRRRSPRRHQEEEPAWLSKLTGLLRPLLEQRTSTVADVAPGPTSPVPTMTPQPAPDPDALDCRASVNLSGLEDEGEPIDPDPLDYDPMEDSFGHNYEPEEAPVTGGALPQELITRAADIFRRHLGFEEPETQPQKAGRVSKLTATGEASYKPKTTAPVDATCYDRFEAIANKTKWTAFPARADRAVRVPDEAWRDLFRSPTIPQEAKERLKAEQGASSTHVFKTPDQRKLEELLVEVDMAARSGMKFASVLMLSAEVLMRHHQQLPEDSSQVSRDEAGQLLLLLGPLVRLAYDQFARIATRSVKARRQNIVSAIHWPSTEAKDRMLELPILGEDLFAGCFQKKLQEEVARRETLAKSEFRPPPTQRTRPFRPRESRAPRGTRAAPAKSMSRGALRGRSRGGSLPSDPPLGPQRRQRLDVDQTGQSPLLHPTSVRRPALGVPTSPRPFRRWGGDYQTSPSNGNLLAGTSGCWTQSDTGTK; encoded by the coding sequence atgtcacgcaatccattgaagtgcatcaactgctctatgtttcgcccaggcagagcctgggacgaacacgacctttgtccgaaatgcagatcctgcactcgacgagacccctgcctggtgtgtattaagtttacaccagctcagtggcaggacatcgacctgtggcttgagggcttacgtagcaagctccagggaaggctggactcgatcccgagcgcaatcggggcgccggaggttccaggaataacgggagatagagaggaggagggagtagtagagagagaggtggaggagagtggccaggagagggccgaaggagagaaagaggtagagagagaggaaagagaaagagaaagaattcccctaacggccccggctacgtccggatcagttacggccagagggaagggcaggagcaaaggcaaggctcctgccaagaaaagacctccgAAGCAGAGGCACAGCTCGGCCGGACTGGAGACTCCGTCTCAGTCCGGGCCGCAGCTAAACAAACCCACAGAGCGCGTGGGAGGCTCGGGTCCAAAAGAGAGAGTAACCGAGGGGACGCggagacggagccggtcccgtTCCAGGGAGCCGGACAGGGAGCCGGAGAGGCGGGTTCCGACGGAGATCCCGGCCCGAGAAAGCAGGGAGAGAGAGTCCTCCCGCCGACCCAGAAGGGAGAGATCGGGGTCGCATACAAAATCCCCAAGACGGAGGGAGAGGAAGAGATACTCTCCAATCTCCGACGAGTCCTCGGACTCTTCCGACGATGGATACAGAAGATCCAAGAGGAGGCGCCGGTCCCCGAGACGGCACCAGGAAGAGGAGCCAGCTTGGCTATCTAAACTCACCGGCCTGCTACGGCCCCTGCTGGAGCAAAGGACGTCCACGGTAGCCGACGTGGCACCGGGCCCTACCAGCCCCGTACCGACCATGACCCCGCAACCGGCCCCGGACCCAGACGCTCTggattgcagagcgtcggtgaaTCTTTCCGGCTTGGAGGACGAAGGGGAGCCCATAGATCCAGATCCTCTCGACTACGATCCTATGGAGGACAGCTTTGGCCACAATTACGAACCGGAGGAGGCGCCCGTGACAGGAGGAGCCCTCCCACAGGAGCTAATAACACGGGCGGCAGACATATTTAGACgacacctggggttcgaggaacccgagacgcaaccgcagaaggcgggccgggtatcaaaattgacagcgaccggcgaagcgtcatataagcccaaaactaccgcaccagtagacgcaacctgctatgacagatttgaggccATTGCCAACAAGACCAAGTGGACGGCCTTCCCGGCCAGGGCAGATAGAGCGGTCAGGGTACCTGACGAGGCCTGGAGGGATCTATTTAGATCTCCAACCATCCCCCAGGAGGCCAAGGAGAGGCTAAAAGCCGAACAAGGGGCCTCATCCACACACGTGTTCAAGACCCCGGACCAGaggaagctagaagagctcTTGGTAGAGGTAGACATGgcagcccgttcgggcatgaagttcgcatcggtactaatgctatcagCCGAAGTCCTCATGCGACACCACCAACAACTACCTGAGGACAGCAGCCAAGTATCCAGGGACgaagcgggccagctcctcctgctgctgggccccctcgtcaggctcgcgtacgatcaatttgcaaggatcgctaccaggtccgtaaaggcccgtagacaaaacatcgtctccGCCATCCATTGGCCTTCGACGGAGGCTAAGGACAGAATGTTGGAACTACCAATCCTCGGGGAAGACCTTTTCGCGGgctgcttccaaaagaaactgcAGGAAGAGGTGGCCCGAAGGGAGACTCTGGCCAAATCAGAATTCCGACCCCCACCTACCCAGAGAACCAGACCCTTCCGCCCGAGGGAGAGCAGAGCACCTAGAGGAACGAGAGCAGCACCCGCCAAATCTAtgagcagaggagctctcagaggCAGAAGCCGGGGGGGCAGCCTTCCGTCCGACCCGCCCCTGGGcccccagaggaggcagaggctcGACGTCGACCAGACGGGACAGTCACCGCTCCTCCATCCGACCAGCGTTCGCCGCCcggccctaggggtgcccacctcaccgcggccattccgccggtgggggggagactatcaaacttctcccagcaatgggaatttattggcggggacaagtgggtgttggacacagtcagacacgggtacaaaatag